One genomic window of Polaromonas sp. SP1 includes the following:
- a CDS encoding aldo/keto reductase, translating into MKTVLLPCGEAVPALGMGTWNMGDARASRADELATLRLGLDLGCTLVDTAEMYGEGLSEELVGEALQGRRDEAFIVTKVYPHNASKAGTVAACERSLRRLRTDRIDLYLLHWRGSVPLAETMQALMALQKAGKIRHYGVSNLDLADMQELWNVPGGQGVQTNQLLYNLTRRGIEWDLLPWLRERGVPVMAYSPIEQARLLHHNGLAHFAGRHDIPPAQAALAWLLAQDGVIAIPKTGHPDRLRENVAAAQVQLSGEQLAELDALFRPPSRATPLEMI; encoded by the coding sequence ATGAAAACCGTATTGCTGCCTTGCGGCGAAGCCGTCCCCGCCCTGGGCATGGGCACCTGGAACATGGGCGATGCGCGGGCGAGCCGCGCGGATGAACTGGCGACCTTGCGCTTGGGCCTGGACCTGGGCTGCACGCTGGTCGACACCGCGGAAATGTATGGCGAGGGCCTGTCCGAAGAACTGGTGGGCGAGGCCTTGCAGGGGCGGCGCGACGAAGCCTTTATCGTGACCAAGGTGTATCCGCACAATGCCTCGAAGGCGGGCACGGTGGCGGCGTGCGAGCGCAGCCTGCGGCGGCTGCGCACCGACCGCATCGATCTTTACCTGTTGCACTGGCGCGGCTCGGTGCCGCTGGCCGAAACCATGCAGGCGCTCATGGCCTTGCAAAAGGCCGGGAAGATCCGGCATTACGGCGTGAGCAACCTCGACCTCGCCGACATGCAGGAACTGTGGAACGTGCCGGGCGGGCAGGGCGTGCAAACCAACCAGCTGCTTTACAACCTGACGCGGCGCGGCATCGAGTGGGACTTGCTGCCCTGGTTGCGCGAACGCGGCGTGCCCGTCATGGCGTATTCACCCATCGAGCAGGCGCGCCTGCTGCACCACAACGGTCTTGCGCACTTTGCCGGGCGTCACGACATACCGCCCGCGCAGGCTGCGCTGGCCTGGCTGCTGGCGCAGGACGGCGTGATCGCGATTCCCAAGACCGGCCACCCCGACCGGCTGCGGGAGAACGTGGCGGCCGCGCAGGTTCAGCTCAGCGGTGAACAGCTGGCCGAACTGGACGCGCTGTTCCGGCCGCCGTCTCGCGCCACCCCGCTGGAGATGATTTAA
- a CDS encoding cupin domain-containing protein, which produces MKIIRSKDFTAERAWGAMTVANMQGITTRLHWTDKPYKWHINEGEEVFAVLDGRVEMRYRDNCGQCSVMLETGDIFFASAGTEHIASPVGEARVLVVEVEGSD; this is translated from the coding sequence ATGAAGATCATTCGCAGCAAGGATTTCACCGCCGAACGCGCCTGGGGCGCGATGACGGTGGCCAATATGCAGGGCATCACCACACGGCTGCACTGGACCGACAAACCCTACAAGTGGCACATCAATGAGGGCGAAGAAGTGTTTGCCGTGCTCGACGGCCGCGTCGAGATGCGCTACCGCGACAACTGCGGCCAGTGCTCGGTGATGCTGGAGACCGGCGACATCTTTTTTGCCAGCGCCGGAACGGAGCACATCGCCTCGCCGGTGGGCGAAGCCCGCGTGCTGGTGGTGGAAGTGGAAGGCAGCGACTGA